One Rosa chinensis cultivar Old Blush chromosome 5, RchiOBHm-V2, whole genome shotgun sequence genomic region harbors:
- the LOC112166938 gene encoding fe(2+) transport protein 1, whose product MAPTTSLFKVLLPIFFIILVSAIIPQAHSISESDECQSETTNSCHDKAGAVPLKIIAITSILVTSMIGVSLPLVTRTVPALHPDRDIFVVVKCFAGGIILATGFMHVLPDSFDMLSSNCLDEKPWHKFPFTGFVAMLSAIVTMMVDSMATSIYSRRSKAGVNPDADGVAAAIEGDQEMAVAGGGHGHFHSHNHQVKGGSESQLSRYRVVAMVLELGIIVHSIVIGLSLGASNNTCTIKGLVAALCFHQMFEGMGLGGCILQAEFKFMKKVVLVFFFSATTPFGIALGMALSKMYKENSPSALVTVGLLNASSAGLLIYMALVDLLSADFMGPKLQRSIKLQIKSYMAVLLGAGGMSLLAKWA is encoded by the exons ATGGCCCCTACTACTTCACTTTTCAAAGTGctcctcccaatcttcttcataATCCTCGTCTCCGCAATAATTCCTCAAGCTCATTCGATATCCGAGAGTGATGAATGCCAGTCTGAAACTACCAACTCCTGCCACGACAAGGCAGGAGCTGTGCCCCTCAAAATCATAGCCATTACTTCAATCCTGGTCACCAGCATGATCGGTGTGTCCTTGCCACTCGTCACTCGCACCGTACCCGCATTGCACCCCGATCGAGACATATTCGTGGTCGTCAAGTGCTTTGCCGGTGGCATTATTCTTGCCACGGGGTTCATGCACGTTTTGCCAGACTCTTTTGACATGTTGTCCTCGAATTGTTTGGATGAGAAGCCGTGGCACAAGTTCCCTTTCACTGGGTTTGTTGCTATGTTGTCTGCTATTGTGACTATGATGGTGGACTCCATGGCTACTAGCATATACAGCAGGAGATCAAAAGCCGGAGTTAACCCCGATGCTGATGGTGTTGCTGCAGCCATTGAGGGAGATCAAGAGATGGCTGTGGCGGGTGGCGGCCATGGACATTTTCATTCACACAATCATCAGGTCAAAGGAGGAAGCGAGTCACAGTTGTCACGCTATCGCGTTGTTGCCATG GTATTGGAACTGGGAATTATTGTTCACTCAATTGTTATAGGGCTTTCTCTTGGAGCTTCAAACAATACTTGCACCATTAAAGGTCTTGTAGCTGCCCTTTGCTTCCATCAAATGTTTGAAGGCATGGGCCTTGGTGGTTGTATTCTCCAG GCTGAGTTCAAGTTCATGAAGAAGGTAGTACTGGTGTTCTTCTTCTCAGCAACAACCCCATTTGGAATTGCACTGGGAATGGCCCTGTCAAAAATGTACAAAGAAAACAGTCCAAGTGCATTAGTGACAGTAGGACTGCTGAATGCTTCTTCAGCTGGGCTCCTCATCTACATGGCTTTGGTTGATCTTCTCTCTGCTGACTTCATGGGTCCAAAGTTGCAACGCAGCATCAAGCTCCAGATCAAGTCTTACATGGCGGTTCTTTTGGGTGCTGGTGGCATGTCTCTGTTGGCAAAGTGGGCTTAA